Below is a genomic region from bacterium.
CCGCCCCGACATCCTGGATCCGGCGCTGCTGCGCCCGGGCCGCTTCGACCGCCAGGTGGTGGTGCCGCTGCCCGAGCTCGACGACCGGGTGAAGATCCTCGAGGTGCACGTCAAGGGCAAGCGGATGGCCGAGGACCTGGACCTGGCGCTCGTGGCCCGCGGCACGCCCGGCATGAGCGGCGCCGACCTCTCCAACGTCGTCAACGAGGCCGCCCTCGCGGCGGTCCGGGCCGGCGAGGAGACCATCGCGATGGCCCACTTCGAGCACGCCCGCGACCGGGTGCTGATCGGCCAGAAGCGGGAGTCGCTGGCGCTCTCGGAGGACGAGAGGACGGCGGTGGCCTATCACGAGGCCGGCCACGCCGTCTGCGCCGCCACGCTGCCCAGCGCCGACCCGCTGCACAAGGTGACCGTCATCCCCAGCGGCATGGCCCTCGGCGTGACGATGCAGCTCCCGGAGCAAGAGCGCCACATCTACCGCCAGAACTACATCGAGGACTCCCTGGTGGTGCGGATGGGCGGGCGCATCGCCGAGGAGCTGGTCTTCGGGGTGATCTCCACCGGCGCCAACGACGACCTCGTGGGCGCCACGCAACTGGCCCGCAAGATGGTCCGCGAGTGGGGCATGAGCGATCGGCTCGGACCGATGGCCTGGGGTTCGCAGGGGGAGGTCTTCCTGGGCGAGGAGATCGTCAGCGCGCGCGAGTACAGCGACGAGACGGCGCGCCTGATCGACGAGGAGGTGGAACGGATCCTGCGGGTGCAGGAGCAGCGATGCCGGGCGCTGCTGACCGAGCACCGTGATGCTCTCGACCTGGTGGCGCGAGCGCTGCTGGAGCACGAGACCATCCCCGGCAGCGAGGTGCAGCGGCTCGTGGACGTCGCCGGCACGAACGGCTCGGCGGTGACCGGGAGCGCCGCGGTGGCGGCCGCGACGGGACTCGACGAGCCGGCGGTCTGAAGCCGCCGGCGCCAACTCCCCACGCCGGTGCGCACTGCCCCTCTGGCGCTGATCCTGGGGGCCGTGGCCTGCCTGGTGGCTCTCGTGGCTTCCCGCAGGCGCGGTCGCTGGCGCGGCGTGCTGGCCTCGCCGGACGTCCCTTCGTCGCTGGATCGAGCCGCATTCGATCACCTGGGCACGGGAGCGCACCGGAAGCTCTGGCTCGTCGCCGTCCTCACCGACAGCGCCTGCGGTACGTGCCCCTCGACGCTGGAACGGCTCGAGCCCCTGGCCGGTCCCGAGGTGGAGGTGGTCGAGGTGGACGCCGGCAGGCACCGGCAGCTGCACGACTCCTACGGGATGGACGCCGTCCCGTTCACGCTGGTGGCCGACGGTGACGGGGCCGTGCAGGCCTGGATTCTCGGACCGCCGACAGCCGGCGACATCGCCGCGGTCCAGCGCGTCGTGGCCGAGCAGGATTGACCGGAGCGGCGCCCAAGCAGCAGTGGCCGACGCCACAAAGACGGCACGGGCACCCGACTCGGACGGGAACGGGTTCACCGCCGCCGGCGGGCGGGCGCCAGAGATCACCCAGGCCTGTCACACCCTTCCGTAGGATGCAGGTACAGCCCCCGCCCGAAGGGAACTCCCGCGATGATCACCGGCGCCAACGGCAGCAACCCGCCGGACATCAAGCCACGCACACCCGTGGCGGCACTGCGACCCGAGCGCTATGGCACACTCCGGAGCCGTTATCCCCTGGACTCGGTGGCGAAGGCCGTGGGCATGTCGCCGACCTTCGTCCGCAAGGTCGTCGGGAAGCGGACCGATCTAGCCGCTGACGACGTACTCACCCTCCTCGACCAGGACTCGTTCAACGAAACCTTCGCACCACGATCCCGGGTCATCGACCATCTCGAGAGTCACACTGCGGTGACCGACGAGCGGGATTTCACTGCGAATCCTCCCGACTGCGAGTTGCGTCGGGGCAGTGCGCTCGACCTGCTGGAGTCGGTCCCGAGTTCGAGCGTCCAGTGCGTCGTCACCTCCACGCCGTATTGGGGTATGCGTCTCTACGAATGCTCCCACGACGTGACTTGGGCCGATGGCGAGCACTGTGCGTTCGGTCACGAACAAACGCCGGAGGGCTTCGTTCGGCACACTGTTCAGGTGCTCGACGCACTCTCCCGGGTCCTGACCGACGACGGCTCCATATGGTGGAACGTCATGGACAGCTTCAACACCCGCACCCAAGTGCGCGGCTCCGCGCTCGAAGCCCTCCGGGCGATGGAAGGCAAGGACGGCAGAAAATGGCGCGAGCACGACGTGCGCCGCTACTCCGCCGGTCACTCGTATCTGAAGGACGGCGAGCAGTGCCTGATCCCGGCCCTGATCGCCCAGCGGGCCAGCGCCATCGGACTCTACGTCAAGACGGTCATCACATGGGCCAAGCGGGGTTCGCTGCCCGAGCCGCAGCATTCGCGAGTCAGTCGGAATCTGGAGTACATCATCCACATCACGAAGAACCGGACGCCGAAGTTCTCCCGCGACCCCTACCACGTCTGTGACCCGGTGTTCGGGGGCCGCAACCCCGAATGCGAATCGGAGAAGTTGTCCGACGTGTGGGTTCTTGCCACATCGGGCGGCGGGAACGGGCACGGGGCGCAATTCCCCGTCGCACTGCCCGGCCGCTGCATCGCGCTCAGCACCGAGCCGGGGGACCTGGTGCTGGATCCGTTCGTGGGAACCGGCAACTCGGGGATCGCGGCCAGGCACCACCGGTGCGCATTCCTCGGATTTGACGTGTCGGAGAATTACCTGTCGGTTGCCGAGGAACGGCTAGGCCAGCAGGGCCCGAAGTCAGCTCTCTCCGGGAGGTACCGGCTCGTCGGCTAAGAACCTCCTCACCAGAGCCGGCACCGCCGATGCATGGGTCGAACCGAGAACGATCTTCATGGACCGCCACGCCTCCAATCCGAAGCTCGTCGCCGGAACCACCTCCTCCGGGCCGACGACGAATCCCCAGACCTGCTGTGCGAGCCCATTGAGCGTGTCAAGAACGTAGCTCGATACTTGGTGATAGCCGTCACGGCCAACGTAGGTTGCGTCCGCGCTCCATTTGCACTCGAGAAGAAGCGCGCGCTCGCCGGGACGGATCAGAAGAATGTCGGACCCAATGGCTCCACCGGTATCCGGGACGCCGGCCAGAGCCGACGCATACGTGGACGGGCCAAGCTCGTAGTGCGAGCGGGCGCCCGCCGACTCGAACCACAGATCCCACGATCGGCCATCCGGTTCGACTGCACTCAACTGGGGGCCGGTTCGCAGGCCGCGCACTGGCATATTCCAACGCATGTTGCACTGCGCCGATCGAAGACCTGCGACGGCGAATCCGAATGCGCTGACGTGAAACAGCCTCCACCGCAGTTCGGCGTCGGGTTCAAGCAGGCCGAAAGCCAGGAACCCCGGATCCTGGGCGGCTCGAACCGTCAGACGGGCGGCCTGCGCGACGGCGCGCCAAGGAGGACCGGAGGCCTCCAACGAGCGCAGTTCAACGTGACTCGGTCGAACCGGCTCAACGTCGTGGGCGAATCGCTCGGTCACTGTGCGCAGAAGACGAGCTGGCGGGGCGATGCGATCGATCAGCAGCGGCGCATCGCGAGGATCGAGCCGATCGAGCGCGTCGCTGAGTTCCGCGGAGAGCCACGCCAGCGTCCTCATCGCCACCCCGCCGACGACCCGGTGTCGCGCCCGCACGACATACCGGCGCGGCGGCCAGCCGTGCTCCCGGACCGACGCGATCCAGTCGATCCTGCTCTGGAGCGTGGACAGCACCATTCGCTCGGTCGCCGTGGCCGTCGGCAGACATTGCTCCCAGTGCCGCAGCGACGCAGGCCACTGCGCGACACACGGTTCGAGTAGGCCGAGGAGGACGCGGCGAGCTCGATTCCGAACCTCGTCCGGCGTCCAGGCACCCAACGCGTCAGGCTCGGTGACCGCGGACACCAATTCGATCACCTTCCCGTCACCGGTCCAGACGGAAGTGATCTCCTTCAGCCCCTCTCGGGGGATACTAAGCGTGTTCAACTAAGCATATGGCGTTGCGATAGAATCCACTGCCACTGGACCTCGGTATAGACCTCTTCATCGTCCAGTATCCGATGGCCCAGCATCTGCAATGTCTCATCACTGTAGGTGGCGAGGTATTTTCCGACGTTCAAGACGTAACCCTCTGCCAACTGTTCAGCCAGTGAGTTCGATTCAGCGCTGGGTTCGAGGTATCGCGCGATCCGCAAGAAGACCGCTGGGCCAAGGGAAGTCTCCGGTTCTGAGCAATGGGCTGAGTAGAGCCCGAGAATCGCCACAAGCACAGGATCCTCAATCCCGGGATGGTGTGTTCGCATCAGTTCTTCGAACTGGCCTGGAGTTATCGTCGGCACCGGGACGACAACGAAGCGACGAGACAGGGCGAGACCGAATCTGAAGACCCTCATGGCGTCCTGGGGGTTGTAAGTGCCGATCATCCGCCAGTCTTGTCCAGCAAGAAAGCGCATCGACCCTCCAGCGTCGTCCGACTCCGCCATGCTCGACGCCGACTGGCTCCAGCCCAGGAGTACCGGGACACCCGTGTGCGGATCCGTGCGTCCGATCTGAACCTCCTCGTCCGCGAGCCACGTCAGGAGAGGACCCATGATTCTGTCCAAGTCCGCCCTGTTGGCTTCGTCGAGGACGAGCCAGCGATTCTGACGCAGCGCATCGAGGATGAACCCATTCGACCATCGGAGCGTGCCATCAGCAGCGGGAGCGAGACCACCGATCAACTCGAACGCACTCCAAGTGTCATCCGGTGTCACCCACACCGGATCGGGGCGGAAGCCCGCTTCGAATCCGAGCGCTGTCGGGTCATCGGCCACCTGATCCGCTATCCATCGAACCAGCCGTCCCTTGCCGGTGCCCGGAGGCCCGACGAGCATGACGAATGAGTAGCTCGTCACCGCGCGACGCAGCATGCGCTCGACGCGCCGATCGAGGATCACCGGTTCCAACTCGTCCGTGGGAGTCGTCGCCGCTGTCTGCCGGGCGACAGTAGCGCTGCGAGCCTCTGCCGGAAGTGCGAGAGGAGACCGGCCAAAGGCCGGTTCGCTCCGCGGCGGCGAGCGGCCTGGCGGCTCAGAGTTTGCGGGCTTGGCGGTGGCCTTCGTAGACGGCTTCGTAGGTGGTGCGCGGGGCGATGGCGTCGCCGATCATCTCGGTGCTGACCCCGCGGCTCCGCACCGCGTGGTAGAGGCCGTTGTCTGACTGGCGGCCCGTGGCCATCACGATCCAGTCGGCAGGCAGGGTTGTGGTCAGGTCGTTCACATAGACGTTCAGGAACTCCACCGCGTCGCCCTTGATCTCCTTCACGAACAGATCCGGCAACACCTCGACGCCCGACTCGTAGAGGTGCTGGCGCACCCACAGGTAGTACACCTCGGGGATCGTCTCCATGCCGATCATCGGCCAGCGGGTCACAAGCTTCGTGTCGCAGCCGGCGTTGGCCAGCTTGACCGCCGTGAGCGGAGCCATGGCGTCCTGCAGGTCGTCGATGACGATCACCGAGCCCGACGGCTCCACGGTGCCGGTCGCCACGTCCACCCACGTCACGCAGTTCCCCGTCTCCCAACCGGGTAGCGGCGAGGCCGTCTGGCCCTGCCACCCGTCCCGCCGGTAGTGCGAGCCGGTGGCGATGACCACATGGTCGGGCGCCTCGGCCGCCAGCAGCGCGTCGAGGTTGTCCTCGTCCACGTTCTCGCCGGTGCGGATGACGGCGCCGTTGCCCGCGGCCTGGGCGGCCAGCCACACGGCGATCTGCCCGTACTCGGACCGCTTGGGCAGTTGGGCGTGCCAGCGCACATGCCCGCCGGTCTCGATCTCCCGCTCCACGACGACCACGTCGTGGCCGCGAGCGGCGGCGATCCGGGCGTACTCCAGGCCGGCCGGGCCCCCGCCGATGACGAGGGCCTTCTTGCCGGCGGGGACGGCGGTGAGGCTGCCCTCGCCCCACTGGCGCTCGCGGCCCACGACGGGGTTGTAGACGCACTGCACGCGCCCGCCGGTGATGACGCTGCGCCAGCAGTAGTTGGCGGCCACGCAGCGGCGGATGTCGTCCTCGCGGCCCTCGCGGACCTTCTGCACCCAGTGCTCGTCGGCGAAGAGCTGGCGGGCCAGCAGGATGGCGTCGGCCTCGTCCGCCTCCAGGATCTCCTCGGCGATCCCGGGGTTCGTGATACGCCCCACGAGCAGGACCGGCGTGTCGGTGACCTCCTTGACGGCCTTGGTGTAACCGCGTTCCCAACCGGGCTCGTAGGTCATCGGGGTGTGGATGAACGAGTGGTGGACGCCCGCGGAGATGTTGATGTAGTCGATGTCGGCGCGCTCGTCGAGGTCCACCACGATCCGCTTGACGTCGTCCATCTCCAGGTCGCCGGGCCAGAACGAAGCCGAATTGATGCGGTAGCCCACGATCTTCTCGTCACCGGCCGCGGCGCGGATGCTGGCGAGGGCCTCCAGCGAGAAGCGCAGGCGGTTCTCGTAGGAGCCGCCCCAGTCGTCGCTGCGGTGGTTGTACAGCGGCGAGAGGAACTGCCACGGCAGGTAGCCGTGCGCCATGTGGAACTCCACGCCGTCCAGCCCGGCCTCGAACGCCCGCCGCGCCGCGCTGCCGTAGGCCTCGATTATCTCGTGGATCTCGTGGGGCTCGATCTCCTTGGGCATGGGGGCGTTGGGATACTCCCCCGGCGGCACCTGACTGGGCGCCACGTGCCACCACTCGGCATCGAGGTCGGCGGCGGGGTCCTTGTTGAGGACGTTCATGGCCCGCAGCCCGGGGTGCAGCAGCTGGGTCACGAGCCGGGTGCCGTGGCGTTGCACGGCTTCGGCCACCCGGGCGAGACTCTCGATCTGGTCGTCGGTCCACAGGCCCGGGAAGTTCAGCTCCGAGTACAGCGCCTCGGGGTGGATGATCGTGCCGCCGATGATGATCATGCCGAGTCCCGAGCGGGCGCGCTCCTCGTAGTAGGCCACCGCCTGGTCGGTGAAGATGCCCTCGAGCGGGTCGGCCACCCACGTCGGGCAGGTGGGCGCGAAGACGACACGGTTGGGGACCGTCGTGTGCCGGACCTGCCATTCGCTGAAGAGTTTGGGATACGCGGTCATTGGCCTGCCTTCCGGTCCGATCGAGCGCGACGGGGCGACCCTGGGCCGGGGACAAGGGGCACCCGACTGCGAAAACTAGTCACCGAGACCGAGCCGGGCGAACCGGGCCGCCGGAGCCGGGCGATCTAGAAGAGAAGCTGCTCGAGTTCGGAAATGGACTCCGATTCGGGCACTGCCCCGAGTGCGCCGGAACCTCCGGGGCGAGCGTGGGATGCCACGAGCGGCTCGGTGGCGCTGAAGCGCAGCGCGGAGGCTCCCGGCGGCAGGCTGATCGAGAGATCCAGCAGCAGCCTCTGGCGGGGCCGGATCTCCACGTCGTTGAATCCTCCGAGCGCCACCCAGCCGCTGCCGGTGAGCGCCTCCAGGGACAGCCGGCTGATCGTCTCGAGGGAGGGGTTCACGATGGACACCGCATGCCGGCCACTCCCAGCACCTCCAAGCATGAAGGTGCCGCGCCGTGCGCCCACGGCCCGCCCGGGGAGGAGCGAGACCTCGCCCTGCAAGCCCGCCTCGACGGTGCGCAGCCGCTCAGCCACCACGGCCACACCGTTGAAGGAGCGAACGCTCACCCAGTACCTCTCGCTGGGCGGGACGCGACTCGTGGCCGCCACCACGTCAACACCGGAGACGGGATGCGCCCCGCCGGTCAGCGGCGGGAAGAAGGTGACCTCGACACGCTGTCCCGGTGGGACGGTGAGCTCGAACGGCGGCACACCCCGAGCCTGCAGCGCGGCGTCCAGCTCGACCGCCACGTCGACCCTCGCCTCGGCCACATCGGGGTTGTACACCACGAACGAATTGGCCGCCCCGGCTCCGGCCCCCGCCACCCCCAGCGGGAACAGCCACTGCTCCTGAGGGCGCGGCGAACCCGCACGCAGGGACACTCCGGAGAGGCCCAAGTCGCCGTTGAACGTCTGCAGCGCGGACGCCAGCAGGTTGCCACTGCGGGCCACCACCGAGAACGCGACCTGCGGCCGCCGGGTCACCTCGCTGCCGAGGTCGAGGATCAGCAGCGTGCCGGCAGGCACCACGACACCCTGATAGGCCACCGGCTCGCGGCGGCCCTCGTCGGTTGCGAAGCCGATATCGGCGACTGCGTCATCGGAGAACGGGTTCAACAGCGACAACCGCACCTGGGCGTCTCGCCTCGTACTGGCCGCGGCGAAGTGCCACTCCGGCGACGCGGCGGTCAGGCACGCCCCGGCATCGCCGGCTCCCGCCACCGTGGCCTCGTGCATCACGACGCCGCCGGCGCCGTCCAGACGCACCTCGGCGGCCACGAACAACTCTGCGAAACTCGCCAGTTCGGGCGACAGTTGCATGACCGTTGCCGCCGGGTCGATGTCGAGTTGGGCGTACGGCGCCACGACGAGTTCGAATCGAGCCGCGGGCCACGGCTGGGACCGGCCGCCCAACGGGACCGCCGGGAACAGGCGCACCATTCCCCGGAGTTCGCTCCCGGAAGTGTTCAGGATGCTCACCTGCTGGCGGGATCCGCCGGCACCGCCCACGCCGCCGACGCAGAACCAGGTCTCGCCGCCGGCAGCGGAGTAGCCCGAGTAGGCGCCCGCCGCCTCAGCCGGGGGCGGGTCGTCGGCGGCGGCCCGCGCCGCCCAATCGGCCACCGCCAGAGCCGCCACGGCTGCCATCAGGGCGAGGATCGCCGGCCGGCGCACGTCAGGACTCCCGGCGTGCCCGGGCCAGCAGCGCCGAGACCACGTTGTCGGGTACCCGGCGGTCCCCGACGAGTTCGGGCGCCACGCCGCTCCGGAACCTCAGCGACCTGCGGCGCAGGAGCGCCAGCGGAACCAGGACCACCGCAAGTGTCCAGAGGACGAGGCGCGTCACGTTGGCAGCACCCGGCTCGTGGCGGAGCGTCGCTTCGCCGCCCCCGCCGGTCGGGAAGCTCTGCGCCCAGCCGAGCGCCGGTCGGGGATCGACCCTCGTCCCCCCGACGTGGAGCACCCAACCGTCCGAAGCGTCCGCGAGATAGAGGGTGCTGTCGGGCGGTAGGACTCCGCGGGCCTCCGCCGGCGGGTCGAAGGCCGGCAGCGCCAGGTTCGGCGGGGCCGCGAACGCCTCGCGGGTCACCTCGCCCGTGCCCGCCAGGAGCGTCCGTGACGGGCGCCAGGCGATGTTGCGGTACACCGCCACGCCGGCGCGGGACTCCTGGCGCTCGAGGTCGAACTGCGCGCCGAGACGCGCCTGCACCAACGGGGGCGCCGGTTCGGCGAGGTCTCCGAACGGTTCCGGGGCGATCCGCTCCATGACGACCAGGTAGCGGACTCCCAGGGGGGCCAATAGCTCCCCCATGCGGTCGGTCTCCCCGGACATCACGTCCCGCCAGGCATCTCGCAGCCGGTCGGCCTCGGGAGGTCGCGAGCCGGGCCACTGCAGGCCGACGTCGGGCGGCACCGCGGCGGAGGTGGCGAACACAAGGCGATCGTCGAGTTCCCAGCCGCCGAGGGGAAGCACGTCGGGATGGCCGACCCAGAGAATCCGGAAGGCGCCCAGACGGGACTCTTCCTCCACTGTCGCCAGCGGCGTCGTGAAATCCCCCCGGGGCGTGCCCCAACGACCGTCGAGGGTCAGCGTCAGCGCGGGGATGCCGCCGACGATCAGGGCTGCCAGGCCGACCCCGGCCGGCACCCACCGCCCCCGGCGGCGGGCGACAGCGCCGCCGGCTGTCTCCGCTGCCCCGAAAGCGGCGGCCAGTGCCAGCCCGAACCCCGCGGGCGCCAGCAGAACCTCCGGGCGCGGCAGGTCCCAGGGGCTCCAGCGGTGCTCGGCGGCCAGAGCCGCCAGCACGGAGACGACGACCAGGCACCACGCCCGAACCACCCACACGAACCTGCTCTCCCGCGCCACCGCCAGCGCCAGTGCCGCCACGACCAGCAACCCCCAGACCAGTGAACTCTCAACCGCCGAGCCGGTTGCGAAGCGCAGCAACTCCGCCAGGGTGAGGTCGCCGGCGGAATCCGGCCGCGCTCCCGCGGCGCTGAAGGCATCCCGGAACGAGGTGGGCCCTGCCGGGAAGTTGAGCAACCAACCCGCCACCAGCCCGCCCACGGCGCAGCCGAGCAGGTGCGGCAATCGCTGGGCCGATCCGGCCAGGAGCCCCCCTACTGCCAGCGCCGCCACGAGCATCACCAGCATCAGGGGCGTGGCGGGGACGAACGCCCAGATCAGCGCCACGAGAACTCCTACCAGCACCGTCGCCAGCCAGAAACCCGTCACCGGGGGCGCCGGCGAGGCGCTCGGCGGATCCATGGCCCGTGCCAGCCAGAGACAGATCCACGGCAGGGTTCCGTAGATCGCCAGTGCGCTCCAGACCCCGTTGGCCATGGCGTTGTACGGCAGCGGCACGGCGAAGAAGGTCAGCAGGCCGACGATCTGAGCCCGGCGGCTTCCCGTCCTGGCCAGCAGGCGCCAGAGTCCGACGGCACCGAACGGGACGAGTCCCAGCAGGAGCACGGTGCGCGTCAGGCCCATCGCCCCTCCCAGCACCGAACCGGCCACGCCGAGGATCCCGTAGGCGGTCGGGGCGGGCCCCTCCGAGCCCAATCCCGCCTCCCGCCAGTTGCTGAAGAAGGCACTGAACAACTCGCCGGGCGAGTCTCCGAGCCAGGCGATCTCGCCGAAGATCGGTATCCCCCGTGTCAGCAGGTGCCGGCTCCCGAAGATGAAGAGCACTCCGACGGCGGTCCAGCCGGCAGCCGCGGCCTGGCTCGATGTGTCGCGCGCGACGTCCCGGAGACGGTGGCGGCGCCCCCAGAGCACGCCGGCGCCCTCGACCCCGGCGTCGCCCCGCGCCAGACCGGCGGCGAACCGCGCCAGCGAGACGTACCCGCGGTGCGTCAGGTGCCCGAGGCGGTCGTCGTCGGACGCGGTGGCGATCAGGCGCCGCCTGTTGAGGATCTCCGTCACCCCCAGCAGGTTCCACAGCCAGGCTCCCACCAGCCCCCCGGCACGCCGCATGTGTCCCGTCAGCACGGCGAGAGCCGCCTCGGTCGCCGACAGCACCAGCATCGGCACCAACTCGGCCGCCAGGCGAGAGGCGCGGCTGCACATCAGCACCGATCGGAGTTGGTGCCGGTAGGAGAGCCACTCGTGGTCGCGACGCTGCCGGCGCGCCGGCAGGCGTCCCAGATGGCGAGCGCTCGCCCCGGGCACAACCAGAACCGTCCCGCCGTCCAGACCTGCCCGGCGGCACAGGTCCAGATCCTCGCCGTAGAAGGTCATGGCACCGTCGAACCCGCCGAGCCGGTCGAACACCTCGGCCCGGACGAGCATGCACGCACTGGGCACGGCAAGCACCTCGGCGACCGCATCGTGCTGCCCCTGGTCGTACTCGCCGGCAGTGACCAGCGGCACCGGAACCCCCATCCGATCCGACGAGAGACCCACACACTGCAGGAACCCGGGGTTGTCCCAATCCACGAGCTTCGGGCCCACCACGGCGGCCTCCCGGCGCACCGCTTCGTCCACCAGACGCGTGACCGCATCCGGAGCCGGCGCCACGTCGTCGTGACAGATCAGCAGGAATGTGGTGTCGCCCGTCTCGGCGGCCTCGCCGACGACGCCCGGCACGGACCCCTCCGCCGAGTCCGGCTCGTCGATCCGGTCCTTGCCGGCGAGCATGCGAGCGGCCGCATTGACAGCCGGACCGAACCCGGGGTTCCCCGGCACGACCATGACGGTGGCATCGGGCATCACCGCCGCCACCCTGGCGGCCACGTCCGGGACAGCACCGGCGGTGATCTCCTCCTCGCCCGAGACGTCCACCACCGTGACCGACAGAGCGGCGTAGTCCTGGTCCCGAAGCGACTGCAGGGTCTCGTCGAACCAGTCCCCGGGATCGTGAGCGACCACGATGGCGCGAACCGGTGGGCCGATCCTGCCGAGGCGCTCGGTCGGCACAGCGGTGGCGTCCGGGGATTCCACTAGGGTGCGAGAGTATCCCCGGCGCGTCGGACAGGAGGGCCATGCCGCCACCAGAGAGGCCGGCCCCGCGGGTAACAGTCCTGGCCGGCGGATTCGGGGCGGCACGCCTGCTGGACGGTCTCGTACGGATCTGCGAACCGCGTGCGGTGACGGCGGTCGTGAACTGCGGCGACGACTTCCGGTTGCACGGCCTGGACATCAGCCCCGACCTCGACACCATCACGTATTGCCTGGCCGGCGAGTTGAATCCCGAGACGGGCTGGGGCCTGAAGGACGATTCCTGGCGGGCGCTGGAGATGCTGCGGAACCTCGGCGGCCAGAGCTGGTTCGGGCTCGGCGACCGTGACCTGGGAACGCACCTGTACCGCACGCAGCGCCTCTCCGAGGGTGCCCCGCTGTCGGCCGTCACCGCCGAACTGGCGAGCCGCTGGGGTGTCGAGGTACGGCTGCTGCCGGTGACCGACGACCGGTTGCGGACGCGCCTGGTGGTCGATGACGGCGCCGGCACCGAGATCGGGTTCCAGGAGTACTTCGTGCGTCTACGTCACGCGGTGGCGGTCCGATCGGTGTGGTTCGTCGGCGCCGAGCAGGCGCGGCCGGCGCCGGGCGTCCTCGACGCCATCGCCGACGCCGCTGCCGTGATCATCGCTCCGTCCAACCCGATCGTGTCCATCGGGCCGGTTCTGGCGCTGGCGCGGGTGCGCCGCGCCGTGGCGGAGCGGCGCGAGGCAACGGTGGCGATCTCGCCGATCGTGGCGGGCGCGGCGCTGCGGGGACCGGCCGGCCGGCTCATGGCCGAACTCGGCCACGAGTCATCGGTCGTCGGGGTGGCGCGCC
It encodes:
- the cofD gene encoding 2-phospho-L-lactate transferase; the protein is MPPPERPAPRVTVLAGGFGAARLLDGLVRICEPRAVTAVVNCGDDFRLHGLDISPDLDTITYCLAGELNPETGWGLKDDSWRALEMLRNLGGQSWFGLGDRDLGTHLYRTQRLSEGAPLSAVTAELASRWGVEVRLLPVTDDRLRTRLVVDDGAGTEIGFQEYFVRLRHAVAVRSVWFVGAEQARPAPGVLDAIADAAAVIIAPSNPIVSIGPVLALARVRRAVAERREATVAISPIVAGAALRGPAGRLMAELGHESSVVGVARLYAPVAGTLVIDEADASLAPAVESEGVRCVVAPSIMHTPAEAAALARTALSAVEQAAVPSR